Proteins from one Paraburkholderia sp. BL10I2N1 genomic window:
- a CDS encoding YkgJ family cysteine cluster protein, producing MVIAVSPSHALDHACRPDCGACCIAPSITSPIPGMPQGKPAGVRCAQLDNDLRCAIFGRPERPACCSGLQPQPEMCGTTRVEALAWLTRLETDTQPAAVSR from the coding sequence GTGGTGATTGCCGTTTCTCCGTCTCATGCGCTCGACCATGCGTGCCGCCCCGACTGTGGCGCTTGCTGCATTGCGCCTTCGATTACGAGCCCGATTCCGGGTATGCCGCAAGGCAAGCCAGCGGGTGTGCGCTGTGCGCAGCTCGATAACGATTTGCGCTGCGCGATTTTTGGCAGGCCCGAGCGGCCTGCCTGCTGTTCGGGTCTGCAACCGCAGCCGGAAATGTGCGGTACGACGCGCGTTGAGGCGCTGGCGTGGCTCACGAGGCTCGAGACGGACACGCAGCCCGCAGCGGTGTCGCGATAA
- the hemN gene encoding oxygen-independent coproporphyrinogen III oxidase — translation MTAADSLFRPDLLAKYNANGPRYTSYPTALQFREDFDFANYTRAAADPGASGTDLSLYFHIPFCDTVCFYCGCNKVATKNRAHARPYLDRLKRELGFQAALFDTTRPVSQLHWGGGTPTFLSHDEMAELMAATREHFHLAPDADGEYSIEVDPREASAQTIVHLRNLGFNRLSLGVQDFDPLVQQAINRIQPLEMTATVMRAARATGFHSIGVDLIYGLPYQTVDSFSRTLDMMLALAPDRLSVFGYAHMPQLFKMQRQMDPATLPSPAVRLAILHLVVERLTSAGYVYIGMDHFALPGDELARAQAQHTLHRNFQGYSTRAECDLIGFGASSIGKVGDVYAQNAKDLSGYAAAIDAGKLAITRGVRLTTDDRLRRDVITQLMCNLELRFDEFEATYGIRFSDAFATELERLRSFEADGLVAIGSRRLDVQPAGRMLVRNIAMVFDRYLGQQTLTRFSRTV, via the coding sequence ATGACCGCCGCCGATTCCCTGTTCCGCCCCGACCTGCTTGCGAAGTACAACGCAAACGGCCCACGGTATACGTCCTATCCAACGGCCCTTCAGTTCCGGGAAGACTTCGATTTCGCGAACTACACCCGCGCCGCCGCCGATCCCGGCGCATCCGGCACCGATCTCTCGCTGTACTTTCATATTCCCTTCTGCGACACGGTCTGCTTTTACTGCGGCTGCAACAAGGTCGCGACAAAGAACCGTGCGCACGCAAGGCCGTATCTCGACAGGCTGAAGCGCGAGCTGGGCTTTCAGGCAGCCTTGTTCGACACGACGCGTCCGGTGTCGCAACTTCACTGGGGCGGCGGCACGCCGACGTTTCTGTCACACGACGAAATGGCCGAACTGATGGCGGCCACGCGAGAGCACTTCCATCTCGCCCCCGACGCCGACGGCGAATATTCGATCGAGGTCGACCCGCGCGAGGCGTCGGCGCAAACCATCGTGCATCTGCGCAACCTCGGCTTCAACCGGCTGAGTCTCGGGGTGCAGGATTTCGATCCGCTCGTGCAACAGGCGATCAACCGTATCCAGCCGCTCGAAATGACCGCGACCGTGATGCGTGCGGCACGCGCGACAGGCTTTCACTCGATCGGCGTCGATCTGATCTACGGGTTGCCGTATCAGACCGTCGACAGCTTCAGCCGCACGCTCGACATGATGCTCGCGCTCGCGCCCGACCGCTTGTCGGTGTTCGGCTATGCACACATGCCGCAGCTCTTCAAGATGCAGCGGCAGATGGATCCTGCAACGCTGCCATCGCCGGCCGTGCGGCTCGCGATCCTGCATCTGGTTGTGGAACGGCTGACGAGCGCGGGTTATGTCTATATCGGTATGGACCACTTTGCCCTGCCCGGCGACGAACTCGCCCGCGCGCAGGCGCAGCATACGCTGCATCGAAACTTTCAGGGTTACAGCACGCGTGCGGAATGCGACCTGATCGGCTTCGGGGCGTCGTCGATCGGCAAGGTCGGCGACGTGTACGCGCAAAACGCGAAGGATCTCTCCGGATACGCGGCCGCGATCGATGCGGGCAAGCTGGCGATTACGCGAGGCGTGCGCCTGACCACCGACGACCGTCTGCGCCGTGACGTCATCACGCAGCTGATGTGCAACCTGGAACTCCGTTTCGACGAGTTCGAGGCAACATACGGCATTCGCTTCAGCGACGCGTTCGCAACTGAACTCGAACGCCTGCGCAGTTTTGAGGCGGACGGACTGGTAGCGATCGGCAGCCGGCGCCTCGATGTGCAGCCCGCCGGCCGAATGCTCGTGCGTAATATCGCGATGGTGTTCGACCGTTATCTCGGCCAGCAGACGCTGACGCGCTTTTCGCGGACGGTTTGA
- a CDS encoding DUF1439 domain-containing protein — MIQTAAPARRRFLFAACAIAGATVSLAACATSIFPFIPDHYTFSQKQVQDAVQRKFPYQRTVSQVFDVALTNPVVGFLPDSNRVSVRLDARFASPFMPQPVNGVFTLSSELAYDAATRAVVLRQPSVDSVAVSGEAQVYTQQINAAAGLLATQLLTNYPIYTFKPEQLQFAGVNYEPGTITILTNGIRVQIVEK, encoded by the coding sequence ATGATTCAAACCGCTGCGCCCGCGCGGCGCCGGTTCCTGTTTGCCGCGTGCGCGATAGCGGGCGCCACGGTATCGCTCGCGGCCTGTGCCACGTCGATCTTTCCGTTCATCCCCGATCACTACACGTTCTCGCAAAAGCAGGTTCAGGACGCCGTGCAGCGCAAGTTTCCGTATCAGCGCACGGTGTCTCAGGTGTTTGATGTCGCGCTCACGAATCCGGTCGTTGGTTTTCTGCCGGATAGCAACCGCGTGTCTGTTCGACTCGATGCACGGTTCGCGAGCCCGTTCATGCCGCAGCCCGTGAACGGCGTGTTCACGCTGTCCAGCGAACTGGCCTACGACGCTGCTACGCGCGCCGTCGTCCTTCGCCAGCCGAGCGTCGACAGCGTCGCGGTCAGCGGCGAAGCTCAGGTCTACACGCAGCAGATCAACGCGGCCGCTGGCCTGCTCGCGACGCAGCTTCTGACCAACTACCCGATCTACACGTTTAAGCCCGAGCAGTTGCAATTTGCCGGCGTGAACTACGAACCCGGTACAATCACCATCCTTACAAACGGCATACGCGTGCAGATCGTCGAAAAATGA